The Maridesulfovibrio zosterae DSM 11974 genome window below encodes:
- a CDS encoding glycosyltransferase family 2 protein — translation MKKPYLSIIIPVLNLWKLTSDCLGSIRDHTNGSFYEVIVVDNGSTDQTNMECSRLGRNLFGDNFHYIRLEKNINFGPACNLGAKKANGSMLFFLNNDTLLTDGWFVSLFEVFRNDPKVMACSPLCLFPENKRIQSLGVGFDGGLNVRHPYFLFPGNHPVILKNRKLQALSAAALMIPAFVFDNLEGFFSEYVNGFEDLDLCCRMRKSGGVLIQENRSVIYHLSSQTPGRNLADSNNIKLINERCGGWFRPDLHKMAMEDGYYCELTSCLEMIVRDHDTSRLAELEHLRAGDEVAAALTEYPLWENGYDKLADIYDADSRMEQMAEILFYGSYLFPTIERLRRLYEIAEKLGHAVYTRHAERKIKSIMNFDSLSTSLNTQAQKVLSWAMDNRDTELIRIYKNWITEYGEKIV, via the coding sequence TAATGGAAGTTTTTATGAAGTTATTGTTGTCGATAATGGATCAACAGATCAAACGAATATGGAGTGCTCCAGATTAGGGCGTAATCTTTTTGGTGATAATTTTCATTATATACGGCTTGAAAAAAATATTAATTTCGGTCCAGCCTGCAATTTAGGGGCTAAAAAAGCGAATGGATCAATGTTGTTTTTTTTAAACAACGATACCTTGCTGACCGATGGTTGGTTTGTTTCTTTATTTGAGGTCTTTAGAAATGATCCAAAGGTTATGGCCTGCAGCCCTCTTTGTCTGTTTCCTGAGAATAAAAGGATTCAATCGCTTGGAGTTGGTTTTGATGGCGGCCTTAATGTCCGTCATCCATATTTCTTATTTCCGGGAAATCATCCTGTAATACTTAAAAATCGTAAATTGCAGGCTTTAAGTGCGGCCGCCTTGATGATCCCGGCTTTTGTCTTTGATAATCTAGAAGGTTTTTTTTCGGAGTATGTAAATGGATTTGAAGATTTAGACCTTTGTTGTCGAATGCGTAAGTCTGGCGGTGTACTTATTCAGGAGAACAGAAGTGTTATCTATCATCTATCCAGTCAGACTCCTGGACGAAACCTGGCAGACAGTAATAATATCAAGTTGATTAATGAGCGTTGCGGAGGGTGGTTTCGTCCTGATTTACATAAAATGGCTATGGAGGATGGTTACTATTGTGAGCTTACTTCATGTCTTGAAATGATAGTTCGTGATCATGATACATCCAGATTGGCGGAATTAGAACATTTGCGGGCAGGGGATGAAGTTGCAGCTGCACTGACTGAATATCCGTTGTGGGAAAACGGTTATGATAAGCTTGCAGATATCTATGATGCTGACAGCCGGATGGAGCAGATGGCTGAGATACTTTTTTATGGCTCATATTTGTTCCCAACTATAGAACGGCTGCGCAGGTTATATGAAATTGCAGAGAAATTGGGCCACGCTGTGTATACTCGCCACGCTGAGCGCAAGATAAAAAGTATTATGAATTTTGATTCACTTTCTACTTCATTAAACACTCAAGCTCAGAAAGTATTATCGTGGGCAATGGATAACAGAGATACTGAATTGATCAGGATATATAAGAATTGGATTACAGAATATGGGGAAAAGATCGTATAA
- a CDS encoding beta-1,3-glucanase family protein has product MKILQWFLLMFICVPNFAYSADIPIVFKLRENLKPANVYVTFYNCIDSLSSIIGTYNGPSGTNLSLDTTQSFTMAEITGSTSIATGVPAGVPAVMINQFKSGRIFISYNSEMKTFGCTQPSTEPSSNDANLGIRFQLMELDIRLGNSTNSIATPVINTNLTYIDFASIALSLTVQNATTSVSNNPLLTTVTSETLTDILGKTAKSAYSTVQPSSSDRLPSSTFTRVLSPTSSDMYGKFNDWTHYLKTTLYQATDPAHGNKPVKISGLFGGVGGQPANANGGSAANSARNQTQSYDYLVTFDANGDATMKAQSGSGNGSATGVGANKGDGVGEVDISITFNALNAATGIYGNNPPYKYGSTTTTGIENDFYGWVVGDLLAGLSWGFPGSDVKFNATYGNNLVIGNMTSVEWY; this is encoded by the coding sequence ATGAAAATCCTACAGTGGTTTCTTTTAATGTTTATATGCGTCCCCAATTTTGCTTACTCCGCGGACATACCTATTGTCTTTAAATTACGTGAGAATCTTAAACCGGCCAATGTTTACGTCACATTCTATAACTGCATCGACAGCTTAAGCTCTATTATCGGTACATATAATGGCCCAAGCGGCACGAATTTATCATTAGATACCACTCAATCATTCACAATGGCTGAAATCACAGGAAGTACGTCTATAGCGACAGGTGTCCCCGCAGGGGTTCCTGCTGTTATGATAAATCAATTCAAATCCGGTAGAATTTTCATTTCCTATAACTCCGAAATGAAAACATTCGGCTGCACACAGCCATCAACTGAACCTTCTTCAAATGATGCCAATTTAGGCATACGATTTCAGCTCATGGAACTCGACATCAGACTTGGAAACAGCACAAATAGCATTGCAACTCCTGTCATCAACACGAATCTTACATACATCGATTTTGCTTCAATTGCATTGTCCCTCACGGTTCAAAACGCGACAACCAGCGTAAGCAATAATCCATTACTGACAACAGTTACCAGCGAGACACTAACAGATATACTGGGTAAAACGGCTAAAAGTGCATACTCTACAGTTCAACCGTCTTCTTCAGATAGACTGCCAAGCAGTACGTTTACAAGAGTACTATCCCCTACTTCATCTGACATGTACGGTAAGTTTAATGACTGGACTCATTACCTTAAAACAACTTTGTATCAAGCTACAGATCCAGCTCATGGCAACAAACCGGTAAAAATAAGTGGTCTTTTCGGAGGAGTCGGAGGACAGCCTGCAAATGCCAATGGCGGAAGCGCCGCCAACTCAGCTCGGAATCAGACTCAAAGCTATGATTATTTAGTAACGTTTGATGCTAATGGAGATGCTACCATGAAGGCCCAAAGCGGATCTGGAAACGGATCTGCTACCGGAGTAGGTGCGAACAAGGGAGATGGAGTAGGAGAAGTTGATATCAGTATTACCTTTAATGCTCTTAATGCCGCAACTGGAATATACGGTAACAACCCTCCTTATAAATATGGAAGCACAACGACAACCGGAATTGAAAATGACTTTTATGGATGGGTTGTTGGAGATTTATTAGCCGGATTAAGCTGGGGATTTCCGGGAAGCGATGTTAAATTTAATGCCACATATGGCAACAACCTAGTTATAGGAAATATGACCAGCGTTGAATGGTATTGA
- a CDS encoding amidohydrolase, with product MNCPKRSETALLHTLTRNYPELLGVEKRDLKLEEIDPDVNYCIEPECEYDPNAEADLVIKNALLNDGSNANIAVVGNIITRVGSADEINQVTGSATKILDVKGNSVSPGFVDSHLHLDVAMQRLGTLTIEDVSTATDFKKCLTDYAKENSSLPILYVFGLHYFDDPIIPAETCRQTLDKIVDDKPLLVFAHDMHTAWANTKALEEADLLHKMPPYPHLIEELGLEQKIIVDSDGIPTGEFREPDVYSFLEGPLHAKYPSSVEQQLSDLENVCNQLAEHGITGVHRMALSQPAEDLSFLLLLLELEQQGRLPIRVSSSFSSVADHNMLQDIFIGYTARDLLIKARNKEITAAQLHDSILELLKDAGTDRHEKVKRMAVKGGHGENHPVMDKLLKVSRNLTDIIFKKHIEHHTKRKNPHRKSSMPEHIGYHAKVRLDTLKVFMDGVIEKDTAYRLDKTPSQGIPEFNQEDLDKLLAFADRLGIQVAAHSIGNGSVKSMLDSISKTREINKNIDKERGYSIPHRVEHIETCSQDDLPRFGKLDVIASMQPLHERPPMTMWHTLVPKSDWNTAFAWKEALVDDATLVFGSDWPIVSCDSRAGISHAVTRKPWYEGARNQSLTLEEAVAAYTSGAAFSEYCQNIKGEIKAGMLADIVLFSGNIKELEKESFNLEIETTICDGKIVYMKQESPILRD from the coding sequence ATGAATTGCCCTAAAAGATCGGAAACAGCATTGCTTCATACTCTGACAAGAAACTACCCTGAATTACTGGGGGTGGAGAAAAGAGATTTAAAACTCGAAGAAATTGATCCGGATGTTAATTATTGCATAGAGCCTGAATGTGAATATGATCCGAATGCAGAGGCTGATCTGGTCATTAAAAATGCACTTTTAAATGATGGAAGTAATGCGAATATTGCCGTTGTAGGAAACATTATTACCAGAGTAGGTTCAGCTGATGAAATTAATCAAGTTACAGGTTCTGCAACCAAGATTCTGGATGTGAAAGGCAATTCTGTATCACCCGGTTTTGTTGATTCCCATCTGCACTTAGATGTCGCTATGCAACGGCTAGGGACTTTAACGATTGAAGATGTGTCAACAGCGACTGATTTTAAAAAATGCCTGACTGATTATGCTAAAGAGAATTCAAGCTTACCAATTCTATATGTCTTCGGACTTCACTATTTTGATGACCCCATAATCCCTGCCGAGACATGTCGACAGACACTTGATAAAATAGTTGATGACAAGCCCCTTCTTGTTTTTGCCCACGACATGCATACTGCATGGGCCAATACAAAAGCTCTAGAAGAGGCTGACCTACTGCACAAAATGCCCCCATACCCACACCTGATTGAAGAGCTTGGGTTGGAACAAAAAATTATTGTTGATTCTGATGGGATTCCCACAGGAGAATTCAGGGAGCCTGATGTTTACTCTTTCCTTGAAGGCCCCCTGCATGCCAAATATCCCAGTTCTGTTGAGCAACAGCTTTCCGATTTAGAAAACGTATGCAATCAGCTAGCAGAACATGGAATCACCGGTGTACATCGTATGGCTTTGTCTCAGCCGGCAGAAGATTTATCATTTCTGCTTTTACTCCTTGAACTGGAGCAGCAAGGACGTTTGCCTATACGTGTAAGCTCTTCATTTTCTTCTGTTGCAGATCACAATATGCTGCAAGATATCTTCATAGGTTACACCGCACGAGACCTTCTCATCAAGGCACGTAACAAAGAGATAACCGCAGCACAATTGCATGACAGTATTTTGGAATTACTCAAAGATGCTGGTACCGATAGACATGAAAAAGTAAAAAGAATGGCTGTTAAAGGCGGACATGGCGAAAATCATCCCGTGATGGACAAGTTACTAAAAGTCTCCCGTAATTTAACAGACATTATTTTTAAAAAACATATAGAGCATCATACGAAAAGAAAGAATCCCCACCGAAAAAGCAGCATGCCAGAACATATAGGCTATCATGCTAAAGTCAGACTGGACACACTAAAAGTTTTTATGGATGGAGTTATTGAAAAAGATACCGCCTACCGCCTCGATAAAACACCATCGCAGGGCATCCCGGAATTCAATCAGGAAGATCTAGACAAGCTTCTGGCTTTTGCTGACAGACTTGGAATTCAGGTTGCGGCCCATTCAATAGGAAACGGCTCGGTTAAGTCCATGCTTGATTCAATTTCCAAAACACGTGAAATAAATAAAAATATTGATAAAGAAAGGGGCTATAGTATTCCCCACCGTGTGGAGCATATTGAGACCTGCAGTCAGGACGATTTACCAAGATTCGGCAAACTGGATGTGATTGCCTCCATGCAACCCCTGCATGAAAGACCTCCGATGACCATGTGGCACACTCTGGTCCCGAAGTCAGACTGGAACACAGCCTTTGCATGGAAAGAAGCCTTAGTGGACGATGCAACACTTGTTTTCGGCAGTGACTGGCCCATAGTTTCCTGCGATTCTAGAGCTGGGATCAGCCATGCAGTGACTCGTAAGCCCTGGTATGAAGGAGCCAGAAACCAATCTTTAACATTAGAAGAAGCTGTTGCAGCGTATACTTCCGGTGCAGCTTTTTCCGAGTATTGCCAGAATATAAAAGGAGAAATCAAAGCCGGTATGCTAGCTGATATAGTGCTCTTTTCTGGAAATATAAAAGAACTCGAAAAGGAGTCCTTCAACTTGGAAATAGAAACAACTATCTGCGATGGAAAGATTGTATATATGAAACAAGAATCCCCAATTCTTAGAGATTAA